From Rubrivirga sp. SAORIC476, a single genomic window includes:
- a CDS encoding translocation/assembly module TamB domain-containing protein, with product MPTDPTRTDAASSGDGAAPQASVPHGVDGPDAPLSGDGGPAETPGAAPRRRGPVRRAGRVLGFVGLGLVLVVAGALIFLQTGAGRSLARGLVVQQIANVFADDVEVSAETLAGSFLSGARLTGLEVRRDGEVVVAVDTVLVDYNLTTLLRRTFSASDLMVSGARVVARQRADSTFNMAGLLKPADPDKGPSDFGVRLDRVIVRRSQADVIWYRAEGIEDSVHSVRDLNAIVTGFRQRGDSLSGSIEALSLRALAPLDRGEAVLTAAGDFSKRDLSLTSLAVRSTAGTDLRGRARLQFTGDGALPVFDANVEATPLALEDARAFAGVQLYGDPRLRLRADSDGGLLTATLSGALDDATIALNGEVSRETDGPVRYRAEGTLQRFDPSVLTGNPALAAEVTGDVQVNLQGTTLETLSGPFNVALRETRVGQRQIDRLALDGSFAAGRVTFTLDGSLPGATLTAEGRARPFDDLPTVQVAGTAQDVDLGVLLPGSGRTDAFAGEFAVVGRGNSVDTFSGTVALDLTRADIGLPDRRLRFSDARVDADVDRGLIEFDADVALAGDQGRIVALGALELGDPLNYAITDGEAYGLNLEALTGNPSQNSDLTGSFTLDGSGIDLTQAPIDLTAQLRGSRYGEFDLAAADLDVELRQGVATLEAALDFGPGGQATAVGTARPFAQPLSYDLRGTMTRLDLAEVQGIPERYSDLTGTYVARGAGLDPATLTLDAQVAITEPSSYGERLIDSADLAVTLDNGFLTVNGPLRTPEGAFTLALTGRPFDETQSFAFDGTCFSDLDVSDFSETAPRTDLNGCFSGRLAGLADLPTADADGVITLRPSRINDAEIDDGTLRFTLTDGSLDGALDLAFPPTEAGTGGRVVADVTAQLFTDLPTYSVRGRTEALDVVALLDLPPDQQIRLSLDFDVAGRGTAPETMTLSGAIRGASSTLGPVTVDTLATRFALADGIVRVDTLRLASDLADASGGGTLALFAPDAASDFRLDASVRSLAPLAASTNRVLGLERGTLTLHATAEAGGPLRLTGSAEARQLVVGPVEDPDEPAKGEIAVTGLNALIDASWDRTLADSLGLGALSGGVRASFDVLSGPTYRVEQGTAILSADAGDFVIDASVRVDDRRDLDVYARIDPTTRGVVLETGRFQIDDQTWRLLQPSEIAIEDGLYDVRGLLLASDNGLGQIAADGQVDLQGEQNFVITAEGVPIDGLTDFVNLDALGGDLSATLDLTGPANAPRIDGRIGLADLTSRGEPVGALQATVNYADGRLGLNAVLTHIEGETLTVDGTIPLQFSLVDGPTDEGVAGDEQVALRARAQAFPIDWARPFLDDRAYNALGGTLRLDLTISGTQAAPELAGSAELQDGRLGVVATGVTYEPVQADVTFSNDQIELESVRILNEEGETALDVTGTIRLRELSVGELDLTITPRDFLAMDTRTYDALVLDRGTTPMRLTGTLDRPVLRGSVVLAQGDIYLTDELVPPELATVELTPAQIREVESRFGRVVTARDTATSRFVDALDYALSVDIQQNVWLRSKAGLPFDIEFRGQVDARKPSFAESSRLFGTIDLVRGSVETLNRQFELQRGSIQFNGDPLAARVDLSANLDIRLPGSIAGQSSVTITLSANGQLDDNPAIRLSSNPTMEAADIVSLIATGRLADEFVGTGALAGAGTNLALGTVSGFAEGLASETLGLELAQIDYEGGDLVIKFGDYLSSKLFWTLGAIVPLGQNSQGEDRLPILVSLDYELLKWLSAQTEYSGQRGVGAGLNYEVAW from the coding sequence GTGCCTACCGATCCCACCCGCACCGACGCCGCCTCCTCGGGCGACGGCGCCGCCCCCCAGGCGAGCGTCCCTCACGGTGTGGACGGTCCGGACGCGCCCCTCTCCGGTGACGGCGGCCCCGCAGAGACGCCCGGCGCGGCACCGAGGCGGCGCGGGCCGGTCCGCCGGGCCGGGCGGGTGCTCGGGTTCGTGGGCCTGGGGCTGGTCCTCGTCGTCGCGGGCGCGCTGATCTTCCTGCAGACGGGTGCCGGGCGGTCGCTGGCCCGGGGGCTGGTCGTGCAGCAGATCGCGAATGTGTTCGCTGACGATGTCGAGGTCTCCGCGGAGACCCTCGCGGGCTCATTTCTGAGCGGCGCCCGGCTGACGGGCCTGGAGGTCCGCCGCGATGGCGAGGTGGTGGTGGCCGTCGACACGGTGCTCGTGGACTACAACCTGACCACGCTCCTCCGGCGGACGTTCTCGGCGAGCGACCTCATGGTGAGCGGCGCCCGCGTGGTGGCCCGGCAGCGTGCCGACAGCACGTTCAACATGGCCGGTCTGCTCAAGCCCGCCGACCCGGACAAGGGCCCGAGCGACTTCGGCGTCCGCCTCGACCGCGTCATCGTGCGCCGCAGCCAGGCCGACGTGATCTGGTACCGCGCCGAAGGCATCGAGGACTCGGTCCACTCGGTCCGCGACCTGAACGCCATCGTGACGGGCTTCCGGCAGCGGGGCGACAGCCTCTCCGGCTCCATCGAGGCGCTCTCCCTGCGGGCGCTGGCGCCCCTCGACCGGGGCGAGGCCGTGTTGACCGCCGCAGGCGACTTCTCGAAGCGCGACCTCTCGCTGACCTCGCTCGCGGTCCGCAGCACCGCCGGGACCGATCTCCGGGGCCGCGCGCGGCTCCAGTTCACCGGCGACGGCGCGCTACCCGTGTTCGACGCCAACGTCGAGGCGACGCCGCTGGCGCTGGAGGACGCGCGAGCGTTCGCGGGTGTCCAGCTCTACGGCGACCCCCGCCTCCGCCTCCGCGCCGACTCGGACGGCGGCCTGCTCACGGCCACCCTCTCGGGCGCTCTCGACGACGCCACGATCGCGCTCAACGGCGAGGTGTCGCGCGAAACCGACGGGCCGGTCCGCTACCGCGCCGAGGGCACGCTCCAGCGCTTCGACCCGTCCGTGCTGACGGGCAACCCGGCGCTCGCGGCCGAGGTCACGGGCGACGTGCAGGTCAACCTCCAGGGCACGACGCTCGAAACCCTCAGCGGCCCGTTCAACGTGGCGCTGCGCGAGACGCGCGTCGGCCAACGGCAGATCGACCGGTTGGCGCTCGACGGGTCGTTCGCGGCCGGGCGCGTCACGTTCACGCTCGACGGCTCGCTGCCCGGCGCGACGCTCACCGCCGAGGGCCGCGCCCGCCCCTTCGACGACCTCCCGACGGTCCAGGTCGCCGGCACGGCCCAGGACGTCGACCTCGGCGTCCTCCTGCCCGGCTCCGGCCGGACCGACGCCTTCGCAGGCGAGTTCGCCGTCGTCGGCCGCGGCAACTCGGTGGACACCTTCAGCGGGACGGTTGCGCTGGACCTCACCCGCGCCGACATCGGCCTGCCCGACCGGCGCCTGCGGTTCTCCGACGCCCGCGTCGATGCGGACGTGGACCGCGGCCTGATCGAGTTCGACGCCGACGTGGCACTGGCAGGCGACCAGGGCCGGATCGTCGCCCTCGGCGCGCTGGAGCTGGGCGACCCGCTCAACTACGCCATCACCGATGGTGAGGCGTACGGCCTCAACCTGGAGGCCCTGACGGGCAACCCGAGCCAAAACAGCGACCTCACCGGCTCGTTCACGCTCGATGGCTCGGGCATCGACCTGACGCAGGCGCCCATCGACCTGACAGCCCAGCTCCGGGGCTCGCGCTACGGCGAGTTCGACCTCGCCGCGGCCGACCTCGACGTGGAGCTTCGCCAGGGCGTCGCCACGCTGGAGGCCGCGCTCGACTTCGGGCCCGGCGGGCAGGCCACCGCCGTCGGCACCGCCCGGCCGTTCGCGCAGCCGCTGAGCTACGACCTTCGCGGCACCATGACCCGCCTCGACCTCGCCGAGGTGCAGGGCATCCCGGAGCGCTACAGCGACCTCACGGGTACCTACGTCGCCCGCGGCGCGGGCCTCGACCCGGCCACGCTCACGCTCGACGCCCAGGTCGCCATCACCGAACCGTCGTCCTACGGCGAGCGGCTGATCGACAGCGCCGACCTCGCCGTCACCCTCGACAACGGCTTCCTGACCGTCAACGGGCCGCTGCGGACGCCGGAGGGAGCCTTCACGCTCGCCCTCACGGGCCGCCCCTTCGACGAGACTCAGAGCTTCGCCTTCGACGGCACCTGCTTCTCGGACCTCGACGTGTCGGACTTCTCGGAGACGGCGCCCCGCACCGACCTCAACGGCTGCTTCTCCGGCCGCCTCGCGGGCCTCGCCGACCTGCCCACGGCCGACGCCGACGGGGTGATCACGCTCCGCCCGTCACGCATCAACGACGCCGAGATCGACGACGGCACGCTGCGGTTCACGCTCACGGACGGCTCGCTCGACGGCGCCCTCGATCTCGCCTTCCCGCCGACCGAGGCGGGCACCGGCGGCCGGGTCGTGGCCGACGTGACGGCGCAGCTCTTCACCGACCTGCCGACCTACTCGGTCCGCGGCCGTACCGAGGCGCTCGACGTGGTCGCGCTCCTCGACCTGCCGCCCGATCAGCAGATCCGTCTCTCGCTCGATTTCGACGTGGCCGGGCGGGGCACGGCCCCGGAGACGATGACGCTCTCGGGCGCGATCCGTGGGGCCTCCTCCACCCTCGGGCCCGTCACCGTGGACACGCTCGCCACCCGGTTCGCCCTCGCCGACGGCATCGTCCGCGTGGACACGCTGCGGCTGGCGAGCGACCTCGCCGACGCGTCCGGCGGCGGCACGCTCGCCCTGTTCGCGCCCGACGCCGCGTCCGACTTCCGCCTCGACGCCAGCGTCCGCAGCCTCGCGCCGCTGGCCGCCTCGACCAACCGCGTGCTGGGCCTGGAGCGCGGCACGCTGACGCTCCACGCGACGGCTGAGGCCGGCGGCCCGCTCCGCCTGACGGGCTCGGCCGAGGCCCGGCAGTTGGTCGTGGGACCGGTCGAGGATCCGGATGAGCCTGCGAAGGGCGAGATCGCCGTGACCGGCCTCAATGCCCTCATCGACGCCTCCTGGGACCGCACCCTGGCCGACTCGCTCGGCCTGGGCGCGCTCAGCGGCGGCGTTCGCGCGTCCTTCGACGTGCTCTCCGGACCGACCTACCGCGTCGAGCAGGGGACGGCGATTCTCAGCGCCGACGCGGGCGACTTCGTGATCGACGCCTCCGTGCGCGTGGACGACCGCCGCGACCTCGACGTGTATGCACGCATCGACCCCACCACGCGCGGCGTGGTGCTGGAGACCGGCCGCTTCCAGATCGACGACCAGACGTGGCGCCTTCTCCAGCCGAGCGAGATCGCCATCGAGGACGGCCTCTACGACGTGCGCGGGTTGCTGCTGGCGTCCGACAACGGCCTCGGCCAGATCGCCGCCGACGGCCAGGTGGACCTCCAGGGCGAGCAGAACTTCGTCATCACGGCCGAGGGCGTGCCCATCGACGGGCTCACCGACTTCGTCAACCTCGACGCGCTCGGCGGCGACCTCTCGGCCACGCTCGACCTGACCGGTCCCGCCAACGCGCCCCGTATCGACGGCCGGATCGGGCTGGCGGACCTGACCTCGCGCGGCGAGCCGGTGGGGGCCCTCCAGGCCACCGTGAACTACGCCGACGGCCGCCTCGGGCTGAACGCCGTCCTCACCCACATTGAGGGCGAGACACTCACGGTCGACGGCACCATCCCGCTCCAGTTCTCGCTGGTCGACGGGCCGACGGACGAGGGCGTCGCCGGCGACGAGCAGGTGGCGCTCCGCGCCCGCGCGCAGGCCTTCCCCATCGACTGGGCCCGCCCGTTCCTCGACGACCGCGCCTACAACGCCCTCGGCGGCACGCTCCGCCTCGACCTGACGATCTCAGGCACCCAGGCCGCGCCTGAACTCGCGGGCAGTGCAGAGCTGCAAGATGGCCGCCTCGGCGTCGTCGCGACCGGCGTCACCTACGAGCCCGTGCAGGCCGACGTGACGTTCAGCAACGACCAGATCGAGCTGGAGAGCGTCCGCATTCTCAACGAGGAGGGCGAGACCGCGCTCGACGTGACCGGCACCATCCGCCTGCGCGAGCTGTCGGTGGGCGAGCTCGACCTCACCATCACGCCGCGCGACTTCCTGGCGATGGACACGCGGACGTACGACGCGCTCGTGCTCGACCGGGGCACGACGCCGATGCGGCTGACCGGCACGCTCGACCGCCCCGTGCTGCGCGGCTCGGTGGTCCTCGCCCAGGGCGACATCTACCTCACCGACGAGTTGGTGCCCCCAGAGCTGGCGACCGTCGAGCTGACGCCCGCGCAGATCCGCGAGGTCGAGTCCCGCTTTGGGCGCGTCGTGACGGCCCGCGACACCGCCACGAGCCGCTTCGTGGACGCCCTCGACTACGCCCTCTCCGTGGACATCCAGCAGAACGTGTGGCTCCGGTCGAAGGCCGGGCTCCCGTTCGACATCGAGTTCCGCGGGCAGGTCGACGCGCGCAAGCCGTCGTTCGCAGAGTCCAGCCGCCTGTTCGGCACCATCGACCTCGTCCGCGGCAGCGTCGAGACGCTCAACCGGCAGTTCGAGCTGCAGCGCGGGTCGATCCAGTTCAACGGCGATCCGCTCGCGGCCCGGGTCGACCTCTCGGCCAACCTCGACATCCGATTGCCGGGCTCCATCGCGGGCCAGTCCTCGGTCACGATCACGCTCTCGGCGAACGGGCAGTTGGACGACAACCCCGCCATCCGGCTCAGCTCGAACCCGACCATGGAGGCGGCCGACATCGTGTCGCTGATCGCCACGGGCCGCCTCGCCGACGAGTTCGTGGGCACCGGCGCGCTCGCGGGCGCGGGCACCAACCTCGCCCTCGGCACCGTCTCCGGCTTCGCCGAGGGCCTCGCCAGCGAGACGCTCGGTCTGGAACTGGCCCAGATCGACTACGAGGGCGGCGACCTCGTCATCAAGTTCGGCGACTACCTCTCCAGCAAGCTATTCTGGACGCTCGGCGCCATCGTCCCGCTCGGTCAGAACTCGCAGGGCGAGGACCGGCTGCCCATCCTGGTGTCGCTCGACTACGAGCTGCTCAAGTGGCTCTCGGCCCAGACCGAATACAGCGGCCAGCGCGGCGTCGGCGCCGGGCTCAACTACGAGGTGGCATGGTGA
- the ybeY gene encoding rRNA maturation RNase YbeY, which translates to MTPESADLGPDEDTVEVHQAHDTRRLDEDAVRAVVAAVCAGEGAEAESVGIILGDHALVHELNREWLGHDYETDVVSFTLDEDAQARGVLDGEVYVDLDTAAERAPEFGVTPEHEALRYVAHGVLHLCGHDDATDGQRAAMRALEDRYLAEAGV; encoded by the coding sequence GTGACGCCCGAGTCGGCGGACCTCGGTCCCGACGAGGACACCGTCGAGGTCCACCAGGCCCACGACACGCGCCGACTGGACGAGGACGCGGTCCGCGCCGTCGTGGCGGCGGTGTGTGCCGGGGAGGGCGCCGAGGCGGAGTCGGTGGGCATCATCCTGGGCGACCACGCGCTGGTCCACGAACTCAACCGCGAGTGGCTCGGTCACGACTACGAGACGGACGTCGTGTCGTTCACGCTCGATGAGGATGCCCAGGCGCGCGGTGTGCTGGACGGCGAGGTCTACGTCGACCTCGACACGGCCGCCGAGCGGGCCCCCGAGTTCGGCGTGACGCCGGAGCACGAGGCGCTTCGGTACGTCGCACACGGCGTGCTCCACCTCTGCGGCCACGACGACGCGACCGACGGTCAGCGGGCCGCCATGCGGGCGCTGGAGGACCGCTACCTCGCCGAGGCGGGCGTGTAA
- a CDS encoding methylenetetrahydrofolate reductase, producing MRVTDHYAAADEPLFSYEIIPPKRGSSVADVLGVVEALAPYDPPFIDVTSHSAEAIYDEQPDGTLRKRVKRKRPGTLGLCAAIQYRFGIDAVPHILCRGFTQEETEDALIELNYLGIHNLLAVRGDDTGVAKLERPDRTRNEYACDLVGQIQAMNDGRYLADLLDAAPTDFCVGVGGYPEKHVDAPNLTWDVLNLKRKVDAGADYVVSQMFFDNRHYLDWAARCREVGIDVPIVPGLKILTSKRQLQSLPRAFYTEIPEALAAEVEEAKDEHVPEIGIEWTRKQAEGLLEAGVPGIHFYIMSTAKHVVRVAEPLRKLVG from the coding sequence ATGCGCGTCACCGACCACTACGCCGCTGCCGACGAGCCGCTGTTCTCGTACGAGATCATCCCTCCGAAGCGAGGCAGCTCCGTCGCCGACGTGCTCGGGGTCGTCGAGGCGCTCGCGCCCTACGATCCGCCGTTCATCGACGTCACGAGCCACTCGGCGGAAGCGATCTACGACGAGCAGCCGGACGGGACGCTCCGCAAGCGGGTCAAACGAAAGCGACCCGGCACGTTGGGGCTCTGCGCGGCGATCCAGTACCGGTTCGGCATCGACGCCGTCCCGCACATCCTCTGCCGCGGGTTCACGCAGGAGGAGACCGAGGACGCGCTCATCGAGCTCAACTACCTCGGCATCCACAACCTGCTCGCCGTCCGCGGCGACGACACGGGGGTGGCCAAGCTGGAGCGGCCGGACCGCACGCGCAACGAGTACGCCTGCGACCTCGTCGGCCAGATCCAGGCGATGAACGACGGCCGCTACCTCGCCGACCTGCTGGACGCGGCGCCCACCGACTTCTGCGTCGGTGTGGGGGGCTACCCGGAGAAGCACGTCGACGCGCCCAACCTGACGTGGGACGTCCTCAACCTGAAGCGCAAGGTGGACGCCGGGGCCGACTACGTGGTCTCGCAGATGTTCTTCGACAACCGGCACTACCTCGACTGGGCGGCGCGCTGCCGCGAGGTCGGCATCGACGTGCCAATTGTGCCGGGCCTCAAGATCCTGACCTCGAAGCGCCAACTGCAGTCGCTCCCGCGGGCCTTTTACACGGAGATCCCCGAGGCGCTGGCCGCCGAGGTGGAGGAGGCCAAGGACGAGCACGTGCCCGAGATCGGCATCGAGTGGACGCGCAAGCAGGCCGAGGGACTCCTGGAAGCGGGCGTGCCCGGCATCCACTTCTACATCATGTCGACAGCGAAGCACGTCGTCCGCGTCGCCGAGCCGCTCCGCAAGCTGGTCGGATAG
- a CDS encoding cytochrome C oxidase subunit IV family protein yields the protein MADHTHSEGHGGHGDHHHHVFDAGTLKKTFGVLVGLTILTVVLALWERGYANVFGLEFEYPALPVGWLSVPLALAIAGTKVYWVASRFMGLKDEKTGTNTLVFLGSTSFLIVFFAFTVLDFAFRDTFEELSAVPVDILEAEALEAQTTAEEIADEFDAEPLVLPADPDLFGTPAEATPAPAPTEP from the coding sequence ATGGCAGACCACACACATTCTGAGGGACATGGCGGCCACGGCGATCACCACCACCATGTGTTCGACGCCGGGACACTCAAGAAGACGTTCGGCGTCCTCGTCGGGCTGACCATCCTGACGGTCGTGCTCGCGCTCTGGGAGCGCGGCTACGCCAACGTCTTCGGGCTGGAGTTCGAGTACCCGGCGCTGCCCGTCGGCTGGCTGAGCGTGCCGCTGGCGCTCGCCATCGCGGGTACGAAAGTCTACTGGGTCGCCTCCCGATTCATGGGCCTGAAGGACGAGAAGACGGGTACCAACACGCTGGTCTTCCTCGGCAGCACGTCCTTCCTGATCGTCTTCTTCGCGTTCACGGTGCTCGACTTCGCCTTCCGCGACACGTTCGAGGAGCTCTCGGCGGTCCCGGTGGACATCCTCGAAGCCGAGGCGCTGGAGGCGCAGACGACCGCCGAGGAGATCGCGGACGAGTTCGACGCGGAGCCGCTGGTGCTCCCCGCCGACCCCGACCTGTTCGGCACGCCCGCCGAAGCGACGCCTGCACCCGCCCCGACCGAGCCGTAG
- a CDS encoding MlaD family protein, translating to MTRQARLGLVVLIGLLSAVGIMFVIGSQNSLFADTFSVRATFNQVAGLQNGASVFYNGISVGRVESVRLPSAPGEPITVTMAINEDARPLIREDSRALIQTDGLVGNVIVSLTDGSPGRPEVADNGQITGVDPFALSEVSDRLFTSISRFDSVTVQLAGIMGDVRTGEGTLGQFLYDDRLYESTVATANTFQATVAESQNTLRSLTARADELVSVAENASRGVDEILTRVYTGNGTVARFLNEDEIYTTFLSTAAQLQEGAAQLQTVSTDIRAITDRLNQAAGWGAVGAFRFSENMEALKHNFLFRGYFEDRGYYEMAPFEVREAAIAEILEDLQARERRLAEQERQIQEALAEIERLRGQIPAGTTPGGGQ from the coding sequence ATGACCCGTCAAGCCCGCCTCGGCCTCGTCGTCCTGATCGGCCTGCTCTCGGCCGTCGGGATCATGTTCGTGATCGGCAGCCAGAACAGCCTCTTCGCCGACACCTTCTCGGTCCGGGCGACCTTCAACCAGGTCGCCGGGCTCCAGAACGGGGCCAGCGTCTTCTACAACGGCATCTCGGTGGGCCGCGTGGAGTCGGTCCGCCTGCCGAGCGCGCCCGGCGAGCCGATCACCGTCACGATGGCGATCAACGAGGACGCCCGGCCGCTCATCCGCGAGGACAGCCGCGCGCTGATCCAGACCGACGGGCTGGTGGGCAACGTGATCGTGTCGCTCACCGACGGCTCGCCAGGGCGACCCGAAGTGGCCGACAACGGCCAGATCACGGGTGTCGACCCGTTTGCGCTGAGTGAGGTCTCGGACCGCCTGTTCACGTCCATCTCGCGCTTCGACTCGGTGACGGTCCAGCTTGCGGGCATCATGGGCGACGTGCGGACCGGCGAGGGCACGCTCGGCCAGTTCCTCTACGACGACCGCCTCTACGAGTCCACCGTCGCCACGGCCAACACCTTCCAGGCGACGGTCGCCGAGTCGCAGAACACGCTCCGCAGCCTCACCGCCCGCGCCGACGAGCTGGTGTCGGTGGCCGAGAACGCGTCTCGCGGCGTCGACGAGATCCTGACGCGCGTTTACACGGGCAACGGCACCGTGGCGCGCTTCCTCAACGAGGACGAGATCTACACCACGTTCCTCTCGACGGCGGCCCAGCTCCAGGAGGGCGCGGCGCAGCTCCAGACCGTCTCGACCGACATCCGGGCCATCACGGACCGCCTCAACCAGGCTGCCGGGTGGGGCGCCGTGGGCGCGTTCCGGTTCTCGGAAAACATGGAGGCGCTGAAGCACAACTTCCTCTTCCGGGGCTACTTCGAGGACCGCGGCTACTACGAGATGGCGCCGTTCGAAGTCCGGGAGGCGGCCATCGCGGAGATCCTCGAGGACCTCCAGGCGCGTGAGCGGCGCCTCGCCGAGCAGGAGCGTCAGATCCAGGAGGCGCTGGCTGAGATCGAGCGGCTCCGCGGCCAGATCCCTGCCGGGACCACCCCAGGCGGCGGACAGTAG
- a CDS encoding ABC transporter ATP-binding protein yields the protein MSRISDRADRRRGDATSGPRPLADEGLPGPADAPTGAPMSGVPGDAEPHLVDPEAGPVTGTSPPPPDNVVVELRDLYKGFGPKKILKGVNLAIERGTSGVVLGGSGTGKSVLTKHVVGLLQPDKGEVWVLGERLDLMTPEQLDRKRTRLGYLFQGGALFDSMTVYENMRFFLDRLTTLTRDEKDDLIQESLEDVNLPQTSKQYPAELSGGQKKRIGLARTLILRPDIILYDEPTTGLDPVSVRVVSELIVKLRDTRGISSIAITHDLLAAEIITDKAFFLLDGQIAASGTLDEVRHSDIPALKEFFQGTDAYGHA from the coding sequence ATGTCCCGCATCTCCGACCGTGCCGACCGCCGCCGAGGCGACGCGACCTCCGGGCCGCGCCCACTCGCCGACGAGGGCCTGCCCGGCCCGGCAGACGCGCCGACGGGAGCCCCGATGTCCGGCGTTCCGGGCGACGCCGAGCCGCACCTCGTCGACCCCGAGGCGGGCCCCGTCACGGGCACGTCGCCGCCGCCGCCCGACAACGTGGTCGTGGAGCTACGCGACCTGTACAAAGGCTTCGGGCCGAAGAAAATCCTGAAGGGCGTCAACCTGGCCATTGAGCGCGGCACGAGCGGCGTCGTGCTGGGCGGCTCGGGCACCGGCAAGAGCGTGCTCACGAAGCACGTCGTGGGGCTGCTCCAGCCGGACAAGGGCGAGGTCTGGGTGCTCGGCGAGCGCCTCGACCTGATGACGCCCGAGCAACTCGACCGCAAGCGGACCCGCCTCGGCTACCTCTTCCAGGGTGGCGCGCTGTTCGACTCGATGACGGTCTACGAGAACATGCGCTTCTTCCTCGACCGCCTCACGACGCTCACGAGGGACGAGAAGGACGACCTGATCCAGGAGAGCCTGGAGGACGTCAACCTGCCGCAGACGTCGAAGCAGTACCCGGCCGAGCTGTCGGGCGGCCAGAAGAAGCGCATCGGACTCGCACGGACGCTCATCCTCCGGCCGGACATCATCCTCTACGACGAACCCACGACGGGCCTCGACCCCGTCTCCGTCCGCGTGGTCTCCGAGCTGATCGTGAAGCTGCGCGACACGCGCGGCATCTCCTCGATCGCCATCACGCACGACCTGCTGGCGGCCGAGATCATCACCGACAAGGCCTTCTTCCTGCTGGACGGGCAGATCGCGGCGTCTGGCACCCTCGACGAGGTCCGCCACTCCGACATTCCCGCGCTCAAGGAGTTCTTCCAGGGCACCGACGCCTACGGGCACGCCTAG
- a CDS encoding ABC transporter permease, with protein MEPLPTDSLTQRLRAGRRARQNEKILQEKDIERKTEERQEAARTQSVPGEAFFAEVGGLFGFIGRFLSRVWRRPFEVKELINQMDEVGVKSLTLTGVVGFSIGIVLAMQSRGTLARFGAESFLPSMLALSVIKEIGPVLTSLVLAGRLGAGMGAELGSMKVTEQIDALEVAALKPFHYLVITRVLACVIMFPIMTMISDILALTGGYLEAWLSDGMDIRVFIATAFDTLRFVDVGVDTMKTSVFGFIVGIVSCYLGYNVRGGTREVGRAAMQAVVISSLLILLADVVVVRLSIMIFGDISGSA; from the coding sequence ATGGAGCCTCTCCCCACCGACTCGCTGACGCAACGCCTCCGGGCGGGGCGCCGCGCGCGCCAGAACGAGAAGATCCTTCAGGAGAAGGACATCGAGCGCAAGACCGAGGAGCGGCAAGAGGCCGCGCGCACCCAGTCGGTTCCGGGCGAGGCCTTCTTCGCCGAGGTGGGCGGGCTGTTCGGCTTCATCGGTCGGTTCCTCTCACGGGTCTGGCGGCGGCCGTTCGAGGTCAAGGAGCTGATCAACCAGATGGACGAGGTGGGGGTCAAGAGCCTCACTCTGACCGGCGTCGTCGGCTTCTCGATTGGGATCGTGCTGGCGATGCAGAGCCGCGGGACGCTGGCGCGCTTCGGCGCGGAGAGCTTCCTGCCGTCGATGCTGGCGCTGAGCGTGATCAAGGAGATCGGGCCGGTGCTGACGAGCCTCGTGCTGGCCGGCCGGCTCGGCGCGGGCATGGGCGCCGAACTCGGGTCGATGAAGGTGACCGAGCAGATCGACGCGCTGGAGGTGGCCGCGCTGAAGCCGTTCCACTACCTCGTCATCACGCGCGTCCTCGCCTGCGTGATCATGTTTCCCATCATGACGATGATCTCGGACATCCTCGCGCTCACGGGCGGCTACCTGGAGGCTTGGCTCTCCGACGGCATGGACATCCGCGTGTTCATCGCGACCGCCTTCGACACGCTCCGCTTCGTGGACGTGGGCGTGGACACGATGAAGACGTCCGTGTTCGGGTTCATCGTTGGCATTGTGAGTTGCTACCTGGGCTACAACGTCCGCGGCGGGACGCGCGAGGTCGGCCGGGCAGCCATGCAGGCGGTCGTCATCTCCAGCCTCCTCATCCTCCTCGCCGACGTGGTCGTGGTTCGGCTCTCGATCATGATCTTCGGCGACATCTCCGGCTCCGCCTAG